caATATTTTCTGCTGCCGTGGAATCGCCCCATTGTACTGTATAGACGCTCTAGCCCTCTATCGTGTGAACATTGCCATGTTATTTAAATGTTGCACTGTATCTGACTCCCTCTTTCTCACCAACTCGCCCCTCTCCTATGGCCTCTGCTTTGCCCTCCTGTAGGAGACGTTTGAGCGAGCCAAAGCCTGGGTGAAGGAGCTACAGAGGCAGGCTAGCCCCAACATTGTCATCGCTTTGGCAGGGAACAAGGCGGACCTGGCTGAGAAGAGACTAGTGGAGTacgaggtactgtactctacactgaCTCAGTAACATGTTATGGTCGTCCCTATACACTGACAAAATACTATATCAAATGTGAATTCTAAAACACTGGGGATTCCCAATACTGATGGCTTGTTGCCTCCTGTCTGACAGGAGGCCCAGACTTATTGTGAAGACACTGGGCTTCTCTTCATGGAGACCTCTGCCAAGACGGCCATGAATGTCAACGATCTGTTCCTGGCCATTGGTAAGCTTCCATCTTCCCCCATCAATCTATAGGGATACTTATAGGTGACAAGATTTTTGTTCATTTCAATTGTTGACCTAataaacaaaacatttgttaaGTTTTTCATGACAACATGACCTGCCCAAGAAAAAACCCCAGGCCCTAGTTAGAACTAGGTCAGAATAGTAACAGTGTGTTCCACTGTCTCTGCAGCCAAAAAGATGCCAAAAACAGACACCCAGAACCCTACACACGCAGCACGACACAgaggagtgaacctacaggacccTGATGCCCACAACACCCGATCCtgctgtggaggaggaggagggaactaGGACTGCTCCACTTCCACCCTGCCATCCCTGCTCCCAACCTCTGGGGTCGGGCAAGGGGGCACCCTCTTCaaacctccaccctccctcccatctaCCCTGTCAgccacagagagatagagacataggGAAAGAGTCGGAACAGGACGGTTGTCTTTTGCGAAGCCAGATAGATTTCTGACAGACAGAGGTCTGAtaaagactgacagacaggaagaaagagtgagtgtGACAAGACTATATTATTTAGCACTAATCGTGGATGTTGTTTTGCCTTCTGTCTGTCTCGATTCATTTCAATCATGGTTCCATTTCATTATGCAATCGCTGCAGTGTCGGTTCTTGAGTggcagagagggaagaaaggagagctGGAGCGAGGGAGTCTTAAGGGATGAGGGGGGAAAAGAGGGAATGGGATGCAGGTCACACTCCCCCAAAGTATTCCCATTACTGCTGTCCTGAATGCCCCCTCATCACCCCCTCTAGCATGGGCCCCAGGCTGCCTGAACAACCTAAATCCTGAAGCCTTGGCCTGAGCCATTCCAGACACTTCCCGGTTGCCACAGATAGAATAACCCATGTCAGATGGCACAGTTTACCCACAACCGcatgagagggagggaaacacAGTTCACGGCCTCTTCTGATGCCCTTATTTCCTCTGGCCTCATTTATTTCCCCTaggctatattattattattaatactcCTCAGAGCAGCGGTGTTGCGAGACATCATGGTGCCAATGCCAGTCTGGTATCATCCAGGCCCCTCGTCCTCGATCTCACCTCCACCCacatatgtacagtagatatacaCTGAAGAACCCACAGTACAGAGTGAGTCTGCTCTATGCCATGTCTGAGTCTGGCCCTCGCTGGAGACCACCGCTGTTTCTAACAATCAATCCACTGTCTAGTGCAGCGTTTCACAAACTCCTTCCTGGGCCCCTCCTGGGTGCGTGTTttgttgccctagcactacacagccagGGGGCCCAGGACCGAGCTTGGAAAACCCTGGTTACTGCAGTGATATCCAGGGCTGCAGTGTCTCCTGGTCAGGAGAAAATCCTTGCCTCTCCTgagtgataatatatagtagGATCTCAAAAcgctagcctggtctcagatctgtttgtgcggtCATTGCCAAGTCCCTATGGTTGACAATGATCGCGGAGCTAGACAGAAAAAgccgatctgggaccaggctacaaacCCCTCTAGGGATGAAGTCCTGTAGTTAGGAAACCATTGTATCTTGCCTGTCATGTTGTGAATGCATGGGCCATGATATACATGCTATGTTCTTCTGTTCCTCGTTTGTCCTGTGTCTTACTGCGTAAGAGTTGATGTAAATGAAAACAATGTGATAACGCTTTTAATGACTGACTAACGAGCCGATGCTGTTCAAAGCACTGGTTTGGAGACGGACAGCTGTGAATACAGAGCTACCCACTCTGTTGATGGACTCCATtaacacataacccctagacaTTCCATATAGGTCTGGATGGATGAGAGAAGGCATGTTTGCTTCACCTTGTCGACTGATCGACTGGGTGGATTTATGTTTGCCATATTGCTTCTAACACTCCATTTGTTTCAGATCtacagggaggtaggtaggtgaTAGGGGGGTCGTTTTGGAATTGCGCATGTTTAGCTAAGAATAATAAGGGTGCTTACAAGGGGTTTGAAAAACAACAAAGTGCCTACTCTGTTTTATTCCCCCTGTGTGCTTTGTGAGTTTGCTCTGGGGTGTGTTCAGTAGGTAGCAGTCCAAGTAAAGCACATCCCTGTAACCATTAGCTGCCTGCACGTTGTCTGTCAGTCTGCCCTTTGAACTCTTGTCAAATACACCATGTATTCTCACCTAATTGTATTGAACCCGTTTTGTTTGTGTTTGATTTTACTGACTAGAATACCCATGTCATCCTGGAATGAATCGCTAACTAAGGACCCTAATCGATGTGATGAGCTCTACTTAATTTAAAAACTAGTTGTTTCATGGGCTCATCATGATTAACTGATGAATCCATGAGTCACTCATTCATTAACTCCCTGATCACAGGTTGTGTGTAATAATAAAGTTCACACAATGTGGGGGAAAAACTGAACTCCCATCAGCACCTCTGTAAAGCGTTGTTCAATAAAGATGTGCTATTGCGCCATGTGTGCAGTCAGTGACTGAATCGATAGTATGTCTCAATGGTTTAGTCAGTGGTGAAACTgtagttttttgtgtgtgtgttgtggttggggggggggtctgcTAAAGAGCTCAGGAACCACAGGTCCTGGGGCCCCtccctgggtgcacgttttggtttttgccccagcactacacagctgattcaaatcaccAACTCATTAAGCTTGAATTattttgaatcagctgtgtagtagtGCTggagcaaaaaccaaaacgtgcacccagggaggggccccaggaccgagttggGGAAACCCTGGCCAGTTATGAAGTTGTCCATGGACCCTCTTATCTGTGCATTTGTATAAAAGAGTCATATCTCGTGGACCGATTAAACGGCGAACAGGAAATTGAATTTGGACTTCTGGCTAAAGTAAAGATGTCAAAGGTTAAAGTTCAAAATGGGTTTCTGACTATTTGGTGTACACACATATTCATGTTCTTAACCCTTTGTTGTTTCCCAACACAGCCCTTTTGAAGTTGACCCACAGTGGAAAACTACTGAGGAAACAGTGTGCCTCATCTGAAATTAAACTTTTTTTTCTTAAAATCACCATTTTCTTTATTTCAGAATTTTAAAAAAAGGAACTGAACAgacttaaaaaaatacatttccatCAGGGATTCTCCACTCTCCCTATACTAAAAAAAACTCTGGTTTGCATTGAAGGACAATAGCAATATAAAAAGGAGATAATAAGAATCTTCTATTTGACAACACTTCCCCCTGAAACCTGGGTCAAGTTCCAGCCCTAGTCCTCACTCTCGTCATCGTCCACTGCAGTGTAGATGACCTGGTTCCTGCGTTTGATCCTAGGGGTGCTGCCTGTACTGATAGGGTCCCCCGTCTCCCCACTGGTGCGCTTAGGGATCCGGACATggggctcctcctcctcttcctcctcatcctttTTCGGAGgtgaggagtgagagggaggaggtaggttGAGGGACAGGCGTGAGGGAGGAGGTAGGTTGAGGGACAGGCGTGAGGGAGGAGCAGGGTCTGATTTGGGCTCAGGCATGGTCAGAACCATGCGGCTGGGGGGCAGCTCTCTAGAGGGAGGCCCCGAGTCCCGTCTCCCCCCTGCCTCCCCCGCTTCCCCCTCTGGGACCACTGCATCAGGgctcttcccccttccctctttctctcctccctcctcctcctcccactcatcCTCTATGGTGATCTCATCAGGGTTGTATGAGCTGGACAGGCCTGAGGTGTCACTAGGGTACTCACTGGATTCATCTCCACTCTGGGCTTCATCATCCTCCAGCTCTGGGGTGCCTATCTGGCCCCCATACCCTCCCTGCCCAACCTGGGCATAGATGTCTCTGAGACCCAGGGTGGCACAGAGCTCGGTGGTCTGCGGGTTGGTGCTGTAGCTGGGGTGGGCATGGGGCTGTGGCCGGGCAGGGTCGTAAGCTGGCACGGTCAGGCAGAAGTTGTCAGGGATAGACAGTTCACCCCCCAGGTCACCCACAGCCTCCATCATGGCTGCCTCAGAAGCACTGAAGTCCCACCTGGACAACATACAGAAGTAGGTAGACACAGATCATGAGCAGCAcattacaagtgtgtgtgtgtgtgggtgtatgtatgtGAGATAGCAgggtttaatgtgtgtgtgtgggggtgtatgtCTGCGAGATAGCAGggtttaatgtgtgtgtatgtatgcgagATAGCAgggtataatgtgtgtgtggggatgtatGTATGCGAGATAGCAGggtttaatgtgtgtgtgggggtgtatgtatgagagatagcagtgtgtgtatgtatgcgagATAGCAGGGTttaatgtgtgtgagagagatggcgacaaaaaaagtgattgattaagtgtgagagagagagagagagagagagagagagagagagagagagagagagagagagagagagagagagagagcgtgttgtatgagagagagagagaattgcaTGTAGTATGGgagcgagacaccctcccagacctgcaggaccccccccccccctggacctacacatagaggacccacgccaataggaattacatccagaccaccgcacacccagacacatccacaccccgaccaatcaacacccccccacgtcaaccatgaccacaccccatttaggcaccctcagatcagacctatgccactcctgcccaccccatgcaccccacccccgcaaagagggcctcaacatggaagccacacatacgcccaggcagtgagcgggcaaacaggcccaacccccactctcacacttgcccaagccaatggcatgtaccagatgctcagcaggctctgctcacacttactggcctgaggccaaaccacgaccaacaacattggacactctatggaacaaaaagcattcactatatcatcctggaatatccaaggcctgaggtcatctgcctttggcctgaagagcagaaacccggacttcaccaaagaaatcggtaatacagacattgtcatcctgcaagaaacttGATATAAAGGaaacagacccactggttgccctctaggttacagagagctggtagtcccatccaccaaactaccaggtgtgaaacagggaagggactcagggggtatgctaatttggtatagagcagacctaactcactccattaaattaatcaaaacaggaacattctacatttggctagaaattcaaaaggaaattatcctaacagagaaaaatgtccccctgtgtgctacctatatccccccactagaatccccatattttaatgaagacagcttctccatcctggagggcgaaatcaatcatttccaggcccagggacatgtactagtctgtggcgacctaaatgccagaaccggacaagaacctgacaccatcagcacacagggggacaaacatctgcctggaggtgacagcattccttcccacatatgcccccctaggcacaactatgacaacataaccaacaaaaacgggtcacaactccagCAGCtttgtcgcacgctgggtatgtacatagtcaatggtaggcttcaaggggactcctatggtaggtacacctatagctcatctcttggcagtagtactgtgaactactttatcactgacctcaacccagaatctctcagagcgttcacagtcagtccactaacacccctatcagaccacagcaaaatcacagtctacttaaacagagcaatactcaatcatgaggcatcaaagccaacgaaactgagtaacattaagaaatgctatagatggaaggaatgcagtttggaaacctaccaaaaaacaaattaggcaacaacaaattcaatcccttttagacaatctcctgggtaaaacgttacactgtaatagtgaaggtgtaaacttggcagtagaaaatcttatcagtatatttgacctctcagcttccctatcaaatctaaaaatctcaaatagaaaaccgaagaaaattaacaacaatgacaaatggtttgatgaagaatgcaaaaatctaagaaagaaattgagaaacctgtccaaccaaaaacatagagacccagaacaCCTGAGTCTACGCCTACACTaaggtgaatcactaaaacaatacagaaatacactacggaaaaagaaggaacagcacgtcagaaatcagctcaatgtaattgaagaatccatagactaaccacttctgggaaaattggaaaacactaaacaaacaacacgaataattatctatccaaaatggagatgtatgggtaaaccacttctccaatctttttggttctataacaaagaataaagagcaaaaacatatacatgatcaaatacagatcttagaatcaactattaaagacaaccagaacccactggattctccaattacattgaatgagttacaggacaaaataaaaaccctccaacccaaaaaggcctgtggtgtggatggtatcctcaatgaaatgatcaaatatacagacaacaaattccaataggctatactaaaactctttaacatcatacctagctctggcatcttccccaatatttggaaccaaggactgatcaccccaatccacaaaagtggagacaaatttgaccccaataactaccgtggaatatgtgtcaacagtaaccttgggaaaatcccctgcattattattaacagcagactcgtacatttcctcaatgaaaacaatgtactgagcaaatgtcaatttggctttttaccaaattaccgtacaacagaccatgtattcaccctgcacaccctaattgacaaccaaacaaaccaaaacaaaggcaaagtcttctcatgctttgttgatttcaaaaaagccttcaactcaatttggcatgagggtctgctatacaaactgatagaaaatggtgttgggggtaaaacatatgacattataaaatccatgcacacaaacaacaagtgtgcggttaaaattggcaaaaaacacacacatttcttcacacagggtcgtggggttagacaggggtgcagcttaagccccaccctcttcaacatatatatcaacgaattggcacgggcactagaaaagtctgcagcacccggcctccccctgctagaatccgaagtcaaatgtctgctgtttgctgatgatctggtgcttctgtcaccaaccaaggagggcctacagcagcacctagatcttatgcacagattctgtcagacctgggccctgacagtaaatctcagtaagaccaaaataatggtgttccaaaaaaggtccagtcaccaggaccacaaatacaaattccatctagacacggttgccctagagcacacaaaaaactatacataccttggcctaaacatcagcgccacaggtaacttccacaaagctgtgaacgatctgagagacaaggcaagaagggcattctatgccatcaaaagaaacataaatttcaacataccaattaggatttggctaaaaatacttgaatcagtcatagagcccattgccctttatggttgtgaggtctggggtccgctcaccaaccaagacttcacaaaatgggacaaacaccaaattgagactctgcacgcagaattctgcaaaaatatcctccgtgtacaacgtaaaacaccaaataatgcatgcagagcagaattaggccgatacccactaattatcaaaatccagaaaagagccgttaaaattctacaaccacctaaaaggaagcaattcacaaaccttccataacaaagccctcgcctacagagagatgaacatggagaagagtcccctaagcaagctggtcctggggctctgttcacaaacacaccctacagagccccaggacagcagcacaattagacccaaccaaatcatgagaaaacaaaaagaattctttccaatgtgttaagtaattaacaaaaaaacagagcaaactagaatgctatttggccttaaacacagagtacacagcggcagaatacctgaccactgtgactaacccaaaattaaggaaagctttgactatgtacagactcagtgagcatagccttgctattgagaaaggccgccgtaggcagacatggctctcaagagaatacaggctatgtgctcactgcccacaaaatgaggtggaaactgagctgcacttcctaacctcctgcccaatgtatgaccatattagagagacatatttcccccagattacacagatccacaaagaattcaaaaacaaatccaattttgaaaaactcccatatctactgggtgaaattccacagtgtgacatcacagcagcaagatttgtgacctgttgccacgagaaaagggcaaccagtgaagaacaaacaccattgtaaatacaacccatatttatggtTATTTATTTTagcttgtgtcctttaactatttgtccattgtatatatataactttgtatgttgtctacctcacttgctttccCATgctttcccatgccaataatgaattgaattgagagagagagagaggtgtgtgtagtatggagagagagaggtgtgtgtagtatggagagagagaggtgtgtgtagtatggagagagagaggtgtgtgtagtatgagagagagaggtgtgtgtagtatgtgagagagagaggtgtgtgtagtatgagagagagaggtgtgtgtagtatgagagagagaggtgtgtgtagtatgagagagagaggtgtgtgtagtatgagagagagaggtgtgtgtagtatgagagagagaggtgtgtgtagtatgagagagagaggtgtgtgtagtatgagagagagaggtgtgtgtagtatgagagagaggtgtgtggtatgtgtgtgtagtagtatgagagagagaggtgtgtgtagtatgagagagagagtatgagagagagaggtgtgtagtatgagagagagaggtgtgtgtagtatgtgagagccagtgagagaaagagaggtgtgtgTCTGACCTTGTGTGCAGGCCGTTGTTCTGCGGGGGGTTCCAGTAATTAGGGCTGACATTCTGCAGGCTGTCTGTCGCTTTGAGGATGGCCAGCCACTCTGGATCATACTCCAGACCCTGGGACGATCCTGGCCTGTCTGCTACCTCTACGATCTGAAACACACACCCTACAAGTCAGCATCAACTCATGCACTACAGAGAACACGCCTGTAGCAAATACTAGGCAAAATAAGACCTGCACGCAC
This sequence is a window from Oncorhynchus gorbuscha isolate QuinsamMale2020 ecotype Even-year linkage group LG01, OgorEven_v1.0, whole genome shotgun sequence. Protein-coding genes within it:
- the dbr1 gene encoding lariat debranching enzyme; its protein translation is MKIAVEGCCHGELDKIYETIGYLEQKEGVKVDLLLCCGDFQAVRNEGDMKCMAVPQKYRQMQTFYKYYSGEKKAPVLTIFIGGNHEASNHLQELPYGGWVAPNIYYMGYAGVVRYKGVRIGGLSGIFKGHDYRKGHYEFPPYNPETLRSVYHIRNIDVFKLKQIQMPVDVFLTHDWPRGIYHYGSTGELLRKKKFLRQEVESNTLGSPAAAELLAHLQPNYWFSAHLHVKFAALMQHPAKVDAAPRTTKFLSLDKCLPYRDFLQIVEVADRPGSSQGLEYDPEWLAILKATDSLQNVSPNYWNPPQNNGLHTRWDFSASEAAMMEAVGDLGGELSIPDNFCLTVPAYDPARPQPHAHPSYSTNPQTTELCATLGLRDIYAQVGQGGYGGQIGTPELEDDEAQSGDESSEYPSDTSGLSSSYNPDEITIEDEWEEEEGGEKEGRGKSPDAVVPEGEAGEAGGRRDSGPPSRELPPSRMVLTMPEPKSDPAPPSRLSLNLPPPSRLSLNLPPPSHSSPPKKDEEEEEEEPHVRIPKRTSGETGDPISTGSTPRIKRRNQVIYTAVDDDESED
- the rab5b gene encoding ras-related protein Rab-5B, with the translated sequence MATRGSGRPNCMLPQTKICQFKLVLLGDMAVGKSSLVLRFVKGQFDEFQETTIGAAFLAQSVCLDDTTVKFEIWDTAGQERYHSLAPMYYRGAQAAIVVFDITKPETFERAKAWVKELQRQASPNIVIALAGNKADLAEKRLVEYEEAQTYCEDTGLLFMETSAKTAMNVNDLFLAIAKKMPKTDTQNPTHAARHRGVNLQDPDAHNTRSCCGGGGGN